GTCCTCAATACCCAGGCTGCTTCTTGATGATCTCGAAGAGAGCCTGGGTCGCCGCCCTGTCCCGATTGAGGAGCGGAAACAGCGCGTTCAAGACCTGCGCCTCGCGCGCCTGATCGCCCTTCCATCCGGCCGGGGCGCGCTCGCGCACGACCAGGTCGATTTGCAGGGCGAGGGCCGCCTTCTCGTCGTCACTCGTCGGGCACTTGAAGTTCGTCGCCGCGATGCTCCCCAGGTTGTTGAACAACACCGAGGCCTCGCGCTTGCCGTGCAGCGTAGCAGGGACCCCCGCTTCAGGCTGCCTCGCCGCGAGCCGCTTCACGAGCGCCTCTGCCTTGCGCAGGAACTCCTCGTAGGCGGCTGCGTCGGCGCGACTCTGCTTGACAAGGTCATCCAGCAGCTTCGACATCTGCTCGTAGAACCTGGGATCCGTGAGCTGGTCGCGGATGATCGTCTTGCGGACGTTGTTGATGATGCCTTCGGCAATGGCGTTCTTTGTGAGCTTGCCCTTCTCGTTGAGCTTCTTGGCGATGGCGTCGTGGATTCCGGTCTTGATGATGATCTCGGTCAACGACATCTCGCCCAGCTCACCCAGGTCGGCGGCCGGGTCGGCCTGAATGTACGTGTTGATGAGGTGGCGCATGTCCGCCTCATAGGGCTTGATGTCGAGCTCCTCGCCGGAGTGCTTCTTGATGGCGGCGCGGAGGTCTGCGTAGAGCTCGACCTCCTTCTGCAAGGCGGCCGCTTCCGCGTCCGAATACCCGGTCTCGGCGAGGTCCTGCGCGATGGCCGCGAAAGCGCGGACGAACACGGCAACCGCTTTGTAGAACGAGATCCGCTGGGCCTCCGTCACGTTCAGAGCGCTCGGGTTCGCAGCGTCGCCGCAGAAGTAATGCAGGAACTGCTCCACCTCACGAGGCGGCGCGACAGGCTCGCACAGGTAGCGCAGCGCCTCGCGCGCATCGTCGAGCTGCTTCTTTCCTTCCTCGAGCCAGTTCTTGAGGTGGACGTTGTTTGCACCGTCCCCACCGTCGTCGATATCCAGCTCGTCGGAGCTGTAGACCGCGATGGCCTGCTGCACGTCGCCGAACAGCTCCTTGAAGTCGACGATGTGACCATAGTCCTTGTCTTCACCGTCGAGGCGGTTGGTGCGGCAGATGGCCTGGAACAGGTTGTGATCGCGCAGCTCGTTGTCCAGGTAGATGTAGGTGCAGCTTGGTGCGTCAAAGCCCGTGAGCAGCTTGCTGACGACGATCAGCAGCTTCATGTTCGCGGGCTCCTCGATGAAGCGGCGCTTCACTTCGTCTTCGTACTGCTTCGTCGTCTGCCCCTTCTTGAGGACCTGCTGCGTGTAGGTGTCGAACTTGTAGCGCTCGTCGCTGTTCGCTGGCTCGCGAGAGACGAGGTTGTGGTTCGGCTCGTACGACGTGATGATGCCGCAATACCCGCCGAAGCTCGTGTTCTGGAAGAGTCGGAAGTAGTGGCAGGCGTCGTAGATCGACGGCGCGATGAGGATTGCCGTACCGCGATCGTTGTTCAGCCGCGGCTTGAGGCTGAAGTCCTCGATGATGTTGGCGATGATGCGCTGCTTGCGTTCGGCGGCGCTCATCAGCTCTTCCATCGTCGCCCAGCGCTTGCGCAGCACCGCCTTCTGGAAGTTGTTCAGGCCCCTGGTCTTCTGTTCGAACCACTTGTCGATGGCCGCCCGCGACGTCAGCCGCTGCGGCACGTCGCGCGCCTCGTACTTCAGGTCGAGCACCACTTTGTCGGCGACGGCCTGGTGGAACTTGTACGTGTGGATGTACGTGCCGAACACGTCGCGCGTCATCACCTTGTCTTTGCGGAGCAACGGCGTGCCCGTGAAGCCGATGAAGATGGCGTTCTCGAGCCAGCGCTTCATCTGCTTGTTCATCTCGCCGCCCTGCGTGCGATGGCACTCGTCCACGAAAACGTAGAAGCGGCCCTTCACGGACGGCGGCTCACCCTTGAGGTCCGAGACGTCGAACTTGTGGATGAGCGCGCACAGGAGACGTGGCGTGGCGGCCCCGAGCTTCTCCACGAACTCCGCGCGCGAGGTGATGCGCGGCGAGGCCGACTCCGGGGAGATGACGCCCGCGTTCTTCATCACCCCCTCGATCTGCTTGTCCAGCTCGTCGCGGTCGGTGATGACGAGGATGCGCGCCTCCGGGTCGTGCTCCAGTAGCCACTTGGCGATGAGCACCATCAAGATGCTCTTGCCGCTGCCCTGGGTGTGCCAAATGACGCCGCCCTCGCGCTTGGCGATGCGATCCTGGGCGGCCTTGACTCCGAAGTACTGGTGCGGTCGTGGCACCTTCTTCTGGCCGCCGTCGAAGATGATGAAGTTACGAAGGAGGTCGAGTAGCCGCGTTTTGTTGCAGAGCTGCGCAAGGGGCCCGTCGAGCAGCGCACCTTCGGTGGGTGGAGTGGCCGTTGGCGTCTCGTCCTTCCACTCGACAAAGAACTGCTCCGGGGTCCCGGTCGTGCCGTAGCGCAATCCTTGCGAGTCGCTGCCCGCGAGCACGAGCTGCACGGTGCTGAAGAAGGCCTTGTTGAAGATCTCTTCCTGGTTGGTGATGAGCTGCCGCACGCCGTAGGCGATCTCCACCGAGCTGCGTTTCAGCTCGATGACTGCGATGGCGAGGCCGTTGATGTAGAGCACCAGGTCGGGCCGCCGCTCGTGCCCGCCCTTGAGCGTGACCTCTTCGGCCAGGAAGAAGTCGTTCTCCTCGGGATGCTCCCATTCGATGAGGTGCACGGTCTCGTGCGGCCGGGCCTCGCTGACCTTGACCTGCACGCCGTAGCGCAGGAGTTGATACGTGCGCAGGTTGGCGGCGTAGAGTGTGGTGCCCGTCGAGTCGATCGCCTTGTGCAGCTCTTCGAGGGCGCGCGTGATGTGTGCCCCAGAGTAGCCGCGCCGCTCGAGGTTCAGCTCCAGCTCGGCTCGCACGCAGCGGTTTCTCTCATCCCTCGAGAGGTTGCCGAGGAAGTGGTAGCCGAGGTTGCCCTCGCGCGTGTCGTCGGTGAACAGCGCGATGACTCGATCCTGGGTCTTGCGCTCGGAGCGAGGCTTCTTAGACACGGGCGCCTCCGGTGGGGACGAGCCGCGTCTTGCCGGTGAGCAGCTCCTGCATCATCGCTTGCTTGAGGTGGCGGGTCTTGTCGCGGCGGGCTTCCAGCGTGGCGAGCTCGGCGTCCATGTCGGAGAGCACGGCGGCGATGGCGACCTGCTCGTCGTGCGGTGGCGCCGCGACTTCGAGCGCAGATACATTTGGTGTCGAGATCTCAAGGAACGTAGAGCCGAACGCCCGCTCGACCATCTTCTGCTTCATCGTCAGCAGCTTGTAGTACAGGAACTCGTTGCTCGCCTCTGGGCGACAGACCAACGACTTGAAGCCTTGATTCGTGCAGACAGGAGCGCCCGCGATCTTGAGCTCGCCGATCGTCGCGCGGCTACAGAGAAGCAGGGCACCAACGGGGAGCAACGCCGCGCCGCTGTACTTCAGGCCATCTCGCGAAATGGAGCGCTCTGTTTCGGTGAGGTACTTGCCCGCATAGCGTGTAATGTCCGTCGGCGTGCACCACTTGATTCCGCCGTTCCAATACGAGGGCTCGTTGGTGCGCGGTGTGCCGCCGCTGACGATCTCCGCCACATCCCCCAACCGCTTCACCTCCCACTCCCCGTGGAAGCCGGGGAGGCGGGTCTGGCCGGTGAGGAGCTGCTGCATCGCGGCCTGCTTCAGGTCGCGCTTCTTGGCGATGAGCCGATCGAGCCCGTCGAGCAGCGCGTCGACGTCGCTCAGAGCGGCAGCGATCGCGCGCTGTTCGGGGAGCGGGGGCGTCGGGATGGGCATCTGCCGAAGCGTGCCAGCGTTGACGTTCTTCTGGGCCCCTCCGATCTGGCCTTGCGTAAAGAACGTCTGCCCCTGCTCGGAATTGACGTAGTGGCACAGGTAGAGACTGTCGATCTCGCCCTTCTTCGGTCTCGTGATGAGGGTGGTGAAACTCTGTGCCAAGTCGTAGCTTGGTGGTACTACACACGTCGTTCCCGGATAGCCTGTTCGCGCGGTGAGCAAGTCCCCGCCACGCAGCCGCTTGTTCTTGAAGACGATTTCGTACGCAGGATCGACGAACAGCAGGTCGCGATCGTCGAGATGCCCAGACCTGATGTTCTGATTCCTGAGGAGCGGCACACCTGTGGGGCGGTACGCATGCGTCGCGGCACTAGCGATGCCGACCATGATCTTGTCGGCCAGGTCGGCAAGGGGCCTTACCTCCCAATCCGATGGGATGAGACCTGCATCGGTCTGCTTGTACCCCGGACTCAATTCCACAATGCCCCCATCTGCGAGA
Above is a window of Deltaproteobacteria bacterium DNA encoding:
- a CDS encoding type I restriction endonuclease subunit R, which encodes MSKKPRSERKTQDRVIALFTDDTREGNLGYHFLGNLSRDERNRCVRAELELNLERRGYSGAHITRALEELHKAIDSTGTTLYAANLRTYQLLRYGVQVKVSEARPHETVHLIEWEHPEENDFFLAEEVTLKGGHERRPDLVLYINGLAIAVIELKRSSVEIAYGVRQLITNQEEIFNKAFFSTVQLVLAGSDSQGLRYGTTGTPEQFFVEWKDETPTATPPTEGALLDGPLAQLCNKTRLLDLLRNFIIFDGGQKKVPRPHQYFGVKAAQDRIAKREGGVIWHTQGSGKSILMVLIAKWLLEHDPEARILVITDRDELDKQIEGVMKNAGVISPESASPRITSRAEFVEKLGAATPRLLCALIHKFDVSDLKGEPPSVKGRFYVFVDECHRTQGGEMNKQMKRWLENAIFIGFTGTPLLRKDKVMTRDVFGTYIHTYKFHQAVADKVVLDLKYEARDVPQRLTSRAAIDKWFEQKTRGLNNFQKAVLRKRWATMEELMSAAERKQRIIANIIEDFSLKPRLNNDRGTAILIAPSIYDACHYFRLFQNTSFGGYCGIITSYEPNHNLVSREPANSDERYKFDTYTQQVLKKGQTTKQYEDEVKRRFIEEPANMKLLIVVSKLLTGFDAPSCTYIYLDNELRDHNLFQAICRTNRLDGEDKDYGHIVDFKELFGDVQQAIAVYSSDELDIDDGGDGANNVHLKNWLEEGKKQLDDAREALRYLCEPVAPPREVEQFLHYFCGDAANPSALNVTEAQRISFYKAVAVFVRAFAAIAQDLAETGYSDAEAAALQKEVELYADLRAAIKKHSGEELDIKPYEADMRHLINTYIQADPAADLGELGEMSLTEIIIKTGIHDAIAKKLNEKGKLTKNAIAEGIINNVRKTIIRDQLTDPRFYEQMSKLLDDLVKQSRADAAAYEEFLRKAEALVKRLAARQPEAGVPATLHGKREASVLFNNLGSIAATNFKCPTSDDEKAALALQIDLVVRERAPAGWKGDQAREAQVLNALFPLLNRDRAATQALFEIIKKQPGY
- a CDS encoding restriction endonuclease subunit S translates to MELSPGYKQTDAGLIPSDWEVRPLADLADKIMVGIASAATHAYRPTGVPLLRNQNIRSGHLDDRDLLFVDPAYEIVFKNKRLRGGDLLTARTGYPGTTCVVPPSYDLAQSFTTLITRPKKGEIDSLYLCHYVNSEQGQTFFTQGQIGGAQKNVNAGTLRQMPIPTPPLPEQRAIAAALSDVDALLDGLDRLIAKKRDLKQAAMQQLLTGQTRLPGFHGEWEVKRLGDVAEIVSGGTPRTNEPSYWNGGIKWCTPTDITRYAGKYLTETERSISRDGLKYSGAALLPVGALLLCSRATIGELKIAGAPVCTNQGFKSLVCRPEASNEFLYYKLLTMKQKMVERAFGSTFLEISTPNVSALEVAAPPHDEQVAIAAVLSDMDAELATLEARRDKTRHLKQAMMQELLTGKTRLVPTGGARV